The nucleotide window TTTGTGACTTAAGTCACAAAAAATTGTATTAAATATATGGTATGGTGAACCCATTAACTAAATGTAATGCTAAAAATTGTGAGTATATCTAAAAATTTAGGAACGTTTATATTATAAGTATCCCAGTAGTACTTACAGGTCTAAAGGGGATAATGATGAACGACAACAATAATGGTTGGAATGATCAAAACCGGATGAAAATATTGAAAAATGAAATATCAAATCTAAAAAAGGAAATCGCCTTTAAGGATGAAATCTTTGGCATCACCCCTAACTACATCCTAATAATTGGATTAGACGGTGAGATCTTAGAGGTGAATGGCTCTGTAAAAAATTTGAATTACCGGGTAGATGACGCCGAGATTCCAGCCCAGCTTTCACAGCTCAACATTATACCTTCCAATGAATTTTATAAGTACACTCAATCTATTGATTCTATTTTTAATAACAAAATTAATGAACCCTTTGAATCATTCCTTTTAGGTAATGGGGGAGGAATTAGATATGTTAAAGTAGATCTTTCCCCAGTAAAAGCAGAGGATGAGATAATAGCCATCTCAATCTTGGCCAGGGACATAACCGACCTTAAATTAATGGAAGATTCATTACAGGAGTCATTGGCTATTCAAGAGGCCACCCTGGAATCTGTTTCCAATGGAATTGTAGTGGTTAACAACCATAAAAAAGTAATTTGTTACAATCATAAATTCCTAAAAATGTGGAATATCCCGGAAGAATTACTTGAATCCGATGAAAACCATGTATTGAACCATATCTCAACCAGTTTAGAAGATCCAGTGGAGTTTCAATCAATTATAAAAAACATCTACCAGCACCCCCTCGAGAACAGCACCCACATTTTAAGATTCAAGGATGGACGAGTTTATAAAGCTTACTCGCAACCACATATCACTGACCATACCATAACTGGAAGAGTATGGAGCTTTCATGACATTACGCACCTTAAACAAACTAAAAAATCATTGAAAGAATCTGTTGCTTACTATAAAACTATATTTGAGCATTCTGGAACCGCAACTCTCATTATTGAAGAGGATAACACCATATCCCTGGTTAACTCAGAATCAGAAAAAATCTTAGGTTACCCTCCCTACGAGGTTATGGGAAAAAAAACATGGCTTGACTTTGTAGTTCCGGAGTGCCAGGAGCAGATGAGGGAATATCGGGAGTTAAGATATAAAAATTCCAAACTAGCTCCAGATAACTATGAATTCCGTCTGGTTGATAAAGAAGGTGAAGTTAAAGATATAATGGCCAATATTTGCATTATTCCAGGAACAAAAAGGATTTTAGCTTCTATATTAGATATTACCGAACGAAACGAAGTTTTAGAAAAAATTACAGATAGTGAGAATAAATACAGAACTCTGGCCGAAGCTGTGGAAGACTTTATTTTTATGTTTGATAAAAACGAGCGTCTGGAGTACATCAATGAATACGCTGCCCGCAAATGGAAACTTAACCGTCAAGAGGTTATGGGCAAACCACGTAGCGAAATATTCCCCCCTGAGGAAAATGAACTACAAAGCAAGTATATTCAGAGAGTAGTGGCCATAAAAAAGACACTGAGAGGTGAAAACTTAGTCACCATGTGCCCGGACTCCATGTGGCTGGACACAGCCCTTATCCCCCTGAAAAATAATGGTGATGATGTGGAAAAAGTTCTGTGTGTGGCCCGAGACATCACCGAAAGGAAAGAATACGAATTACTCTTAGGACGACAAAATGAAATTCATAAATCCATGGGAACGATCTTAACTGAAGCAATCTTATCCGAAACAGAAGAAGAACTTAGTCAGACATGTTTGACTGTTTGTCAAGATATTACCGGTAGTGAATTCGGTTTTATCTGCGAAAAGGATGAATACGGCTCTTTTCAGACCAGAGCTATCAGTGAAGATCTTCTAACCAAGCACAATTTACTGAATACAGATTTTTATCCCCTGCTCCGCAAGCTCAATATCAAAATCATATGGGAAGAACTCAAAACCAACAAAAAACCCCTGATTTACAACCATTTCTCTCCCCTTAAAGTCAATTCTTTAAGTGAAGATAAATTTCCTAAAAATATCCTTATGGCTCCACTGTTAAAAAATGGAGAATTCATGGGACTCATTGGATTATGCAACAAAAAAACCAACTACGATTTTTCAGACAGTAAAGCCATGGAAAGCATTTCCACTACCATTGTAGAAGCATTACTCCGTAAAAGGGCAGAAGAAAAGTTGAAAAAGGCATTACATGACAAGGAAATGCTGGTGCGTGAAATCCACCACAGAACCAAAAACAACCTGATGATCATGGCCAGCCTCCTCAACCTCACCTCTGCGGATATTGAAGATGAAAAAGCCAGGGAGATATTCCACCAGATCCAGACCCGGGCCAAATCCATGGCCCTCATCCATGAAAAACTCTATCAATCCACAAACTCCAAAGAAATCAACTTTGGAGAGTACATACGACACCTCTCCCGTGATCTATTCCACACCTTCTTAAGAGAACCAGGGAGGGTGCAACTGGTACTGGGATTGGAGGATTTAAACCTGGACATTGACACTGCCATACCACTGGGCCTCATACTAAACGAGCTTCTAACCAATTCCATGAAGTATGCGTTCCCCGAAGAAAGTTATGGTACCATCACCGTTAAATTTTACAAAAAGGATGAAAAATACGTGATGAAAGTGAACGATGACGGAATTGGATTACCTTCCGACTTGGATGTAGATAAAACTGATACTTTAGGATTGCAGTTGATTAAAAATCTTATTGGCCAAATAGACGCGGAAATTAAGATCCAGGTAGACCATGGAACACAGGTAACCATTAAATTTTCTGAAAAAGACTATTTATCCTGATTTTTCTCATTTCAGGATTACTCTAATTTTTTTTGATGCCCAGATTTATTTTGATACGGTTTACCTTTTTTACCATGCGGAAAGACATTGAAAAAAAAATGTTTTGTGAAGGATAGCATTTCCCAGTGGACACCCTTATTCCCCTATAAATTTAATATTCCCTAAGAAATTATAATGAATTTAGTTAGGTTAATATCCCAGAAAAATTAGAAATGTTGTTAGAAACCTAAGTTGAGGGATTAATGTGTCAGATGATAATAATAATCAATTATTGAAAGAATTAACAGATGATGATCCACAAAAAAGGATAGAAGCTGCCGAAAAATTGGGTGAAGCAAAAAGCCCCGATTCCATTGGCCCGCTTATCGAAGCGTTAAATGATGAGAATCCCCAGGTCCGTTATGCCTCAGCCAAGGCATTGGGATTGATAGGAGACCTGGCCATAGAACCTCTGGTAACCATATTAAAAAGTGAAGAAGGTAATATTCGCCGGTACGCCACCCTGGCCCTCAAGGATATCAAGAGTGACACCGTGGTTGACCATCTGGTGGAAGCCCTGAATGATGAGGATTGGAGTGTGCGCAAGTTCGCCTCCAAGGCACTGGGTGAGATAGGTAACCCTGCTGCCGTGGACCCCCTTATTGAAACCCTTACTGATGAAGACTGGGGTGTGAGGGTAGCCGCAGTTAAAGCACTGGGTGATATTGGTGATGAGCGGGGTATTGACCCCATCAAAAAGGCCCGCCGCGCAGCAACCGGGGATAAAGAGTTTAAAAAGGCAGCTAATAAAGCTTTGAAAAAGATACCAAAGAAGTAAATTCCTGCAATAAGAAGTAGATTCGGCAATCTACTACTCATTTTTATTTCTTTTTTTCCCAGGACATAATGTACTCCATGAACCCTGAATTTTCATTGGATTGCATGGATTTAATAAGAAATCCATGTCGCTGGTAAAATCTAACTGCCTTTACATTGTAGATGTAAACACTCAGTTCTAAGTAGTGATACCGTGATTTACAGTAATCCAGGAGTTTTCCACCTATACCCTTTCCCTGGTGCTTTTCCAGAACGAACAGTGCACCAATAAAGAAATTATCCCGAACACTGATGAAACCCCTTACTAAGCCCTCTTTTTTATAGATAAAATTAGTGGAAACCGGTATATAACCCTCTTTAAGGGGCTGGTAATTGTCAGTCCAGTACTTCTTGGATATGAAACTGTGAGCAGATATGGTGGTCTCCAGCCATACATCCATAACTTCATCTACTTCATGGGATTCTAATAGTTTAATCATCTCCCCGCCATCCCTAAATCTAAGGAATAAACATCCTCAAAATCTACATTTACCCCTCAATTTACATTTCAGTTTTAAATATTTTAAATCCTATTCTATTCTTATCCATAAATTTAGTTTATTTATCCTTAATTTGGTAAAGGTCAGTGCGTCTGTTTTTAAGAAGGGGGAGTTCCTGTCGGGTCTGGGATATTCTATCCAGATCAAGGGAAGCATATAATATTTCTTCTCCGGTTCCTGCTTCAGCAATTACCGTTCCCCAGGGATCGGCCACCATGGAATGACCGTAAGCCACGTAGGATGCATTGAGATCTCGGGAGGGTGATGCAGCAGCCAGGTAAACCTGGTTATCCATGGCTCTCACCCTTATTAACGCTTCCCAGTGGGCGGGTCCAGTGGTGAGATTAAAAGCACCAGGGATAATCATTAGTTGAGCCCCTTTCAGGGACATTAGGCGCAGTAATTCACTGAAACGGATATCATAACAGATGCAAATACCGATCCTGCACAGTGGTGTGTCTACCACGGTAAGTTGATCACCAGGAGAAAGGGTTTCTGATTCCTTGAATCTGATTTTACCCGGTACATCAATATCAAAAAGGTGAACTTTGCGATGCCGGCCAATTATTTCCCCCTGGGGATTGAAAAGGAAACTGGAATTATATATTTTCCCCTTATCTTTTTCTGGAATAGAACCAGCAAGGATATGAATTTTTTCCTTCTTAGCAACCTCAGAAATAGCACCTAAGCTGGGGCTACTATCTGCTTCCTCGGCATATTCTGGAAATAGGCTAGTTTCATAGGGGCAATTCCACATCTCGGGAAGTATTACTAGGTCCACTTGGGGGGCGGCTTGGCTGATGATTTCCAGTGCACGGGCTATGTTTTCATTCTTATCTTCAACAACCCTCATTTGACACAGTGCAACCTTTAAATGGTCCTTCATTTTCACTAACCCCTTTACACTTGTCTATTAAATTCTTCTGGTTAATAAGTTAAACCTTATAACCCGGGCAGTTTCCTCCTTCAGGATTAGTAAAATTGTGTGAACTTCTTAAAAATGGACAAAAAATTTTAATATGAATGAAGAAGATTAATGAAAGGCAGACACTGATTAATATCTAATTAAATATCCGGCCTATTATCTGTTTATAATTTATCCCTTTAATCAGCCTTATAAACTCCAGAATAATCTAAAAATGCCTTCATATACTGGTAGGATAAATTCAAGCTCCCGGGATCCGTTTTATTGTGAGGGGATAAAACTTCACACACCACTGAGGTGATACCATTCTGATTGCTTACGGTGGAAAGAACACCAGGGTATGGTCCCACCTCCACCAGGGGCGATCCAGTTCTATTCCCCATGTACTGGGCTAACTCCTGGCTTTTATTATTTTGAGGATAGTATATAATGCAATTTTTTCCCGGAATGTCGTTGGGTTGTGCGGAGTGGAAATCAACCAGCAAGGTAACATCACACTGGAGGGAAGTGTTGATTATGTTGTTTAGAGGAGTTCCTGGATTATGGGCCACCCTATCCGGGTCACTGTTGTTAGGGGTTCTGTTACCAGTGGCGGTGTTAAGGGGGATGGCAAAGGGAATAATATACACTGTTCCCTTGATTTTTTCCCCATTAAGTTCATTTATGAGGTTGAGGGCAGCCAGTTGTGGGGGTAATTCTCCCCCGTGAACTCCGGCCACCAGCATGATGCGGGGACGGCTTCCATCCCCCAATACAATCATGGGGGTTCCCTGTTTAGCAGCCTCCACAACCTCCATGGTTACCGGTGTTTGGTTTAGGTTATCCATTAAAACCGTGTTACTGGACACATCCCCCCCGGTGGAGTTATCTACAATTGTTATTTTGTAATTAGGTGAACTGGACACTTCCAATCCTGTGGCCAGTGGTGGGTTTTCATAGGGAATGTTCATTAAAATAAGGGTACACAGAACTAAGATAAAGAGTCCTGTAACCAGTAATTTTCCGTTGATGAACAGGATTTTTTTATTGGACCTGGATTTTTTCTTAGGGTATAATGATGGCCCCTTTTTCATTAAATCCCCCAAGTTCCTATCAAAAATTAATGTTGTAAATATTTTTATGCTTAATATTATAAATAGATAGCTATTTATCATCTAATTTATTAAAAATATAATTAGATTAATGCATAGTTCTAATGGAACCTAAATGAAATTGCAAAATACTTTAACACTAGAATGGTGGATCTTAAATGTTTCAAGAGGACATGAAAATTTATCATCTGTTTATCAGCCACAATGGCGAAGGAGACGAAGAATACCTTACCTTCATCCAGAGACTCATCGAAGCACGTGATTTTGAATGGGAAGACCATGGAATCCCCGGGAATAACGGCAGCGAAGATTTGAATAAGCAAATTGAACCAGCCGAGGTGGTGATTATTCTCTCTGGCCTATACGCAAGACACCATGATTTAATCCAGGAACAAGTGAATATTGCCCAAAAACTGGGTAAACCCCTGGTTTTAATTCGTCCTTATGGAATGGAAGAAGTTCCTGGGGAATTGGAAAAAATAGCCAGTGGTGTTGTAGGCTGGAATAGGGTGTGTATTGTAGAACGGATTCAGGAGTCTTTAGAAGATGAATAAAATGATTATCTATTTTTTATTGCTTTAAAAGGATATTATATCAATTAATTCCCAATTTATCTATTTTAAACCATTAAATAATATAATGATAAGGTCTTTTTTCAGGGGCAAATTGAATATTTATATTATCAATATACTTTTTTTTGTAATTTTGTTCAAATTTTTATGTCGGAAGTTGAATTTCCACATATGGTTTCCGGCATAAGTTAATATAGTTTTATCTACAACTATCTAACGTGATATGCGAACAAAATTGCCATTTAAGATAAATATCTGGATGTGTAATAAATTGTTCACATTATCAACTTCAATTACATGATACTATGAATTAAAAAATGTAAAAGGAGGTGAAAATACGGACAAAAAAATAATAATCCTAACAATCACTTTTATACTGACATTGGTGGTCTCTGGAACAGCAACAGCTGCAAACAACACCACTGAAATCATAACATCAGGTCCAAGTGGAATTGGAGGGAATGGTGAAAGCTATTATTCAGATATAAGTGAAGATGGAAACATTATAACCTTCCGCTC belongs to Methanobacterium formicicum and includes:
- a CDS encoding PAS domain S-box protein, which encodes MNDNNNGWNDQNRMKILKNEISNLKKEIAFKDEIFGITPNYILIIGLDGEILEVNGSVKNLNYRVDDAEIPAQLSQLNIIPSNEFYKYTQSIDSIFNNKINEPFESFLLGNGGGIRYVKVDLSPVKAEDEIIAISILARDITDLKLMEDSLQESLAIQEATLESVSNGIVVVNNHKKVICYNHKFLKMWNIPEELLESDENHVLNHISTSLEDPVEFQSIIKNIYQHPLENSTHILRFKDGRVYKAYSQPHITDHTITGRVWSFHDITHLKQTKKSLKESVAYYKTIFEHSGTATLIIEEDNTISLVNSESEKILGYPPYEVMGKKTWLDFVVPECQEQMREYRELRYKNSKLAPDNYEFRLVDKEGEVKDIMANICIIPGTKRILASILDITERNEVLEKITDSENKYRTLAEAVEDFIFMFDKNERLEYINEYAARKWKLNRQEVMGKPRSEIFPPEENELQSKYIQRVVAIKKTLRGENLVTMCPDSMWLDTALIPLKNNGDDVEKVLCVARDITERKEYELLLGRQNEIHKSMGTILTEAILSETEEELSQTCLTVCQDITGSEFGFICEKDEYGSFQTRAISEDLLTKHNLLNTDFYPLLRKLNIKIIWEELKTNKKPLIYNHFSPLKVNSLSEDKFPKNILMAPLLKNGEFMGLIGLCNKKTNYDFSDSKAMESISTTIVEALLRKRAEEKLKKALHDKEMLVREIHHRTKNNLMIMASLLNLTSADIEDEKAREIFHQIQTRAKSMALIHEKLYQSTNSKEINFGEYIRHLSRDLFHTFLREPGRVQLVLGLEDLNLDIDTAIPLGLILNELLTNSMKYAFPEESYGTITVKFYKKDEKYVMKVNDDGIGLPSDLDVDKTDTLGLQLIKNLIGQIDAEIKIQVDHGTQVTIKFSEKDYLS
- a CDS encoding HEAT repeat domain-containing protein — encoded protein: MSDDNNNQLLKELTDDDPQKRIEAAEKLGEAKSPDSIGPLIEALNDENPQVRYASAKALGLIGDLAIEPLVTILKSEEGNIRRYATLALKDIKSDTVVDHLVEALNDEDWSVRKFASKALGEIGNPAAVDPLIETLTDEDWGVRVAAVKALGDIGDERGIDPIKKARRAATGDKEFKKAANKALKKIPKK
- a CDS encoding N-acetyltransferase encodes the protein MIKLLESHEVDEVMDVWLETTISAHSFISKKYWTDNYQPLKEGYIPVSTNFIYKKEGLVRGFISVRDNFFIGALFVLEKHQGKGIGGKLLDYCKSRYHYLELSVYIYNVKAVRFYQRHGFLIKSMQSNENSGFMEYIMSWEKKK
- a CDS encoding carbon-nitrogen hydrolase family protein, whose amino-acid sequence is MKDHLKVALCQMRVVEDKNENIARALEIISQAAPQVDLVILPEMWNCPYETSLFPEYAEEADSSPSLGAISEVAKKEKIHILAGSIPEKDKGKIYNSSFLFNPQGEIIGRHRKVHLFDIDVPGKIRFKESETLSPGDQLTVVDTPLCRIGICICYDIRFSELLRLMSLKGAQLMIIPGAFNLTTGPAHWEALIRVRAMDNQVYLAAASPSRDLNASYVAYGHSMVADPWGTVIAEAGTGEEILYASLDLDRISQTRQELPLLKNRRTDLYQIKDK
- a CDS encoding succinylglutamate desuccinylase/aspartoacylase family protein, with translation MKKGPSLYPKKKSRSNKKILFINGKLLVTGLFILVLCTLILMNIPYENPPLATGLEVSSSPNYKITIVDNSTGGDVSSNTVLMDNLNQTPVTMEVVEAAKQGTPMIVLGDGSRPRIMLVAGVHGGELPPQLAALNLINELNGEKIKGTVYIIPFAIPLNTATGNRTPNNSDPDRVAHNPGTPLNNIINTSLQCDVTLLVDFHSAQPNDIPGKNCIIYYPQNNKSQELAQYMGNRTGSPLVEVGPYPGVLSTVSNQNGITSVVCEVLSPHNKTDPGSLNLSYQYMKAFLDYSGVYKAD
- a CDS encoding TIR domain-containing protein codes for the protein MFQEDMKIYHLFISHNGEGDEEYLTFIQRLIEARDFEWEDHGIPGNNGSEDLNKQIEPAEVVIILSGLYARHHDLIQEQVNIAQKLGKPLVLIRPYGMEEVPGELEKIASGVVGWNRVCIVERIQESLEDE